Proteins from a single region of Cydia pomonella isolate Wapato2018A chromosome 13, ilCydPomo1, whole genome shotgun sequence:
- the LOC133524150 gene encoding SUMO-conjugating enzyme UBC9-A — MSGIASARLAEERKAWRRDHPFGFVARPMKNPDGSLNLMTWECAIPGKKGTPWEGGLYKLRMIFKDDYPSSPPKCKFEPPLFHPNVYPSGTVCLSLLDEEKDWRPAITIKQILLGIQDLLNEPNVKDPAQAEAYTIYCQNRLEYDKRVRAQARAMAATE, encoded by the exons ATGTCGGGAATAGCCAGTGCACGTTTAGCGGAGGAGAGAAAAGCTTGGCGCAGAGACCATCCTTTC GGATTTGTAGCCAGACCAATGAAAAACCCCGATGGATCACTCAATTTGATGACATGGGAGTGTGCGATTCCTGGAAAGAAGGGG ACACCATGGGAGGGAGGCTTATACAAACTGCGTATGATCTTCAAAGATGACTACCCATCAAGCCCCCCAAAATGCAAATTCGAGCCTCCTCTGTTCCATCCCAATGTGTACCCATCCGGAACAGTGTGCCTGTCTCTGCTGGATGAGGAGAAAGACTGGCGTCCCGCCATTACAATCAAACAGATTCTACTTGGCATCCAAGATCTACTGAATGAGCCCAATGTGAAGGACCCTGCACAAGCTGAAGCTTACACAATTTACTG CCAAAATCGACTAGAGTATGACAAGCGAGTCCGTGCGCAAGCACGCGCCATGGCCGCCACCGAGTGA